One Setaria viridis chromosome 3, Setaria_viridis_v4.0, whole genome shotgun sequence DNA window includes the following coding sequences:
- the LOC117848577 gene encoding tetraspanin-3 has product MLRGGTSVLGIVNFITFLISIPILGGGIWLASRANSTDCIRFLQWPIIVVGLVLMVISLMGFAGACYRQTWLLRLYLFAMFFVVLALLFFIVFAFAVTDRGDGQVVMNRRFLEYQLSDYSGWLRERVADPQYWATISACLRDGHACSGMRRFARDPNTGMRVPETPDMFYGRNLSPIQSGCCKPPSSCAFTYNNETYWTPNPGVPVISDPDCNRWNNDQQTLCFQCDSCKAGVLAGIKKSWRKVAILNIVVLIILVIVYVAGCAAFRNAKRIENDEPIGMARMTKSQPSRFQF; this is encoded by the exons ATGCTGCGCGGCGGGACGAGCGTGCTGGGGATCGTCAACTTCATCACCTTCCTGATCTCGATCCCGATCCTGGGCGGCGGCATCTGGCTGGCGTCCCGGGCCAACTCCACCGACTGCATCCGCTTCCTGCAGTGGCCCATCATCGTCGTGGGGCTCGTCCTCATGGTCATCTCCCTCATGGGCTTCGCCGGCGCCTGCTACCGCCAGACTTGGCTCCTCCGCCTCTACCTCTTCGCCATGTTCTTCGTCGTCCTCGcgctcctcttcttcatcgtcTTCGCCTTCGCCGTCACCGACCGCGGCGACGGCCAGGTCGTCATGAACCGACGCTTCCTCGAGTACCAGCTCTCCGACTACAGCGGATGGCTCCGCGAGCGCGTCGCCGACCCCCAGTACTGGGCCACCATCAGCGCATGCCTCCGCGACGGACACGCCTGCTCCGGCATGAGGCGCTTCGCGCGCGACCCCAACACCGGCATGCGCGTGCCGGAGACGCCGGACATGTTCTACGGCCGCAACCTCTCCCCCATACAG TCTGGATGCTGCAAGCCACCATCATCATGTGCGTTCACCTACAATAACGAGACATACTGGACACCAAACCCCGGTGTCCCAGTTATCAGTGATCCCGACTGCAACAGGTGGAACAACGACCAGCAGACACTCTGCTTCCAGTGTGACTCGTGCAAGGCGGGTGTCCTGGCGGGCATCAAGAAGAGCTGGCGCAAGGTGGCGATCCTAAACATTGTGGTGCTGATCATCCTTGTTATCGTCTATGTCGCGGGCTGTGCTGCATTTCGCAATGCCAAGAGGATCGAGAATGACGAGCCAATCGGCATGGCACGGATGACCAAGTCCCAGCCAAGCAGGTTCCAGTTCTAG
- the LOC117850360 gene encoding LOB domain-containing protein 3 yields the protein MDSSSSDTTATAALPHGGGASTPPTSPAAAAVVLSPCAACKILRRRCVDRCVLAPYFPPTEPHKFATAHRVFGASNIIKLLQDLPEEHRADAVSSMVYEASARIRDPVYGCAGAICQLQRQVNDLKAQLARAHAELAGARAQHAHLLALLCVEVAAASPAYCGAVDYTSSQLAAAATPAAHADALYVVDGGSGLQLQASPVSWADEPLWT from the exons ATGGACTCCTCCTCGAGCGACACTACTGCCACCGCCGCTCTGCCGCACGGCGGCGGGGCCTCGACGCCCcccacgtcgccggcggcggcggccgtggtgctGAGCCCCTGCGCGGCGTGCAagatcctccgccgccgctgcgtcgACCGCTGCGTCCTGGCGCCATACTTCCCGCCCACCGAGCCCCACAAGTTCGCTACCGCCCACCGCGTCTTCGGCGCCAGCAACATCATCAAGCTCCTGCAG GACCTGCCGGAGGAGCACCGGGCCGACGCGGTGAGCAGCATGGTGTACGAGGCGAGCGCGCGGATCCGGGACCCCGTGTACGGCTGCGCCGGCGCCATCTGCCAGCTGCAGAGGCAGGTGAACGACCTCAAGGCGCAGCTGGCGCGCGCGCAcgcggagctcgccggcgcccgcgcgcaGCACGCGCACCTCCTCGCGCTGCTCTGCGTCGAGgtcgccgccgcgtccccgGCCTACTGCGGCGCCGTCGACTACACCTCCTCGCagctcgcggccgccgccacccccgcggCGCATGCCGACGCGCTGTACGTcgtcgacggcggcagcggcctgcAGCTGCAGGCCAGCCCCGTCAGCTGGGCCGACGAGCCGCTCTGGACATGA
- the LOC117848836 gene encoding probable beta-1,4-xylosyltransferase GT43A, which produces MGTGAVAVAAPDRAKQRRGGHLWKKALLHFSLCFVMGFFTGFAPSSSSSWKAATQHLPHRAGDQLAASRVAVDARVNMVPSPPDAAGEVGLAGAAAAGGGAMVDVGDDDEEAGPRRLLIVVTTTRSGAGERRRRRAELLRLAHTLRLVRPPVVWVVVEPAADAPATAEVLRGTGVMYRHIAFKPEENFTTAAAEAHAQRNAALAHVEKHRLAGVLHFADAAGVYDTGFFDQIRQIEAFGTWPVATMSAGEKKVVVEGPLCSASMVVGWFSRDFNDGTTRAVTYNTEADSNPAGAAGTRAHTIDVSGFAFNSSILWDPERWGRPTSLPDTSQDSIKFVQEVVLEDRAKLKGIPSDCSQIMVWQYSVPSSQ; this is translated from the exons ATGGGGaccggggcggtggcggtggcggcgccggaccGGGCCAAGCAGCGCCGGGGCGGCCACCTCTGGAAGAAGGCGCTGCTCCACTTCTCGCTCTGCTTCGTCATGGGCTTCTTCACGGGgttcgcgccctcctcctcgtcgtcctggAAGGCCGCCACCCAGCACCTGCCGCACCGGGCCGGGGACCAACTCGCCGCCTcccgcgtcgccgtcgacgcGCGCGTCAACAtggtgccgtcgccgcccgacGCGGCTGGCGAGGTGGGgctcgccggcgctgccgccgccggcggcggggcgatgGTGGATgtgggcgacgacgacgaggaggccggcCCGCGGCGGCTGCTGATTGTGGTCACCACCACGCGGTcaggcgccggcgagcggcggcggcgcagggccgAGCTGCTGCGCCTGGCGCACACCCTGCGGCTCGTGCGCCCGCCCGTCGTCTGGGTGGTCGTGgagcccgccgccgacgcgcccgCCACGGCCGAGGTGCTGCGGGGCACGGGCGTCATGTACAGGCACATCGCGTTCAAGCCCGAGGAGAACttcaccacggccgccgccgaggcgcaCGCGCAGCGGAacgccgcgctcgcccacgTCGAGAAGCACCGCCTCGCAGGCGTCCTCCActtcgccgacgccgccggcgtctACGACACCGGCTTCTTCGACCAGATCCGCCAGATCGA GGCGTTTGGCACATGGCCTGTGGCAACAATGTCGGCAGGCGAGAAGAAAGTGGTAGTGGAAGGTCCACTATGCAGTGCCTCAATGGTCGTGGGCTGGTTCTCAAGGGACTTCAACGATGGGACTACCCGTGCAGTGACATATAACACAGAAGCTGACTCGAATCCTGCTGGTGCTGCTGGTACACGAGCCCACACAATTGATGTCTCAGGGTTCGCATTCAACAGTTCTATTTTGTGGGATCCTGAGCGGTGGGGACGGCCAACATCATTACCAGATACTTCACAG GATTCGATCAAGTTTGTGCAAGAAGTGGTACTGGAAGACCGAGCTAAGCTGAAGGGGATTCCCTCTGATTGCTCCCAGATCATGGTGTGGCAGTATAGCGTGCCCAGCTCACAATAG
- the LOC117847197 gene encoding protein IQ-DOMAIN 2, translated as MGKKGKWFGAVKKVFSPESKEKKEERQRRKSAASNPTPLDLTPSTSLEVNVSVPPPPAPPVLHQTEEIRVPEAEQEQRKDVTVEEAPAAPAQALVQPPGVPSEELAAIKIQTAFRGYLARRALRALRGLVRLKSLVEGDSVKRQSASTLRCMQTLSRVQSQIRSRRAKMSEENQALQRQLLLKQELENFRMGENWDDSTQSKEQIEASLISRQEAAIRRERALAYAFSHQWKSTSRSVNAMFVDPNNLQWGWSWLERWMAAKPWEGRNGADKESNIDRGSVKSMSLNLGEGEITKAFNRRDLKPEKPSPPTPKLTRPASRQSPSTPSAKVAPLPARRKSATPKNGLSQVDDDARSVFSVQSERPRRHSIATSTVRDDESLASSPSLPSYMVPTESARAKSRLQGSALTNGAETPEKGGSAGPVKKRLSFQGGTAAASPMRRHSGPPKVESAVKDIVAPPQPEALVINGGSK; from the exons ATGGGGAAGAAGGGCAAGTGGTTCGGCGCGGTCAAGAAGGTGTTCAGTCCTGAAtccaaggagaagaaggaggag AGACAGAGGAGGAAATCCGCAGCTAGTAACCCAACTCCACTAGATCTGACCCCATCTACCTCCTTGGAAGTCAATGTTTCGGTGCCACCCCCTCCGGCTCCTCCAGTTCTTCACCAGACTGAGGAGATTAGGGTCCCTGAAGCTGAGCAGGAGCAGCGCAAGGACGTCACCGTAGAGGAGGCTCCTGCTGCCCCTGCACAGGCGTTGGTGCAGCCACCTGGTGTGCCAAGTGAAGAGCTTGCTGCAATCAAGATTCAGACCGCCTTCCGAGGTTACCTG GCAAGGAGGGCATTGAGAGCGTTGCGGGGACTTGTTCGATTGAAGTCCCTGGTTGAGGGTGATTCAGTTAAGCGTCAATCTGCAAGCACTCTGCGCTGTATGCAGACTCTATCACGGGTGCAGTCACAAATACGTTCTAGGAGAGCAAAGATGTCTGAGGAGAACCAGGCCCTCCAGCGCCAGCTCCTACTCAAACAGGAATTGGAGAACTTCAGG ATGGGTGAGAACTGGGATGACAGCACTCAATCCAAGGAGCAAATCGAGGCGAGCCTAATAAGCAGGCAAGAGGCAGCaataagaagagaaagagcGCTTGCATATGCATTTTCACATCAG TGGAAGAGCACTTCAAGATCTGTCAACGCAATGTTTGTAGACCCAAACAACTTGCAGTGGGGCTGGAGCTGGTTGGAGCGCTGGATGGCAGCAAAACCTTGGGAGGGCCGCAATGGGGCTGATAAGGAGAGCAACATTGACCGTGGATCTGTTAAGAGCATGAGCTTGAACCTTGGAGAGGGTGAGATCACAAAAGCTTTCAACCGCCGGGACTTAAAGCCAGAAAAGCCGtcaccaccaactccaaaactgACCCGTCCAGCCTCCAGGCAATCCCCTTCAACGCCCTCCGCTAAAGTGGCACCATTACCTGCAAGGAGGAAATCTGCCACGCCAAAGAATGGACTTTCACAGGTGGACGACGATGCAAGAAGTGTGTTCAGTGTGCAGTCTGAGCGACCAAGGAGACACAGCATTGCCACCTCGACTGTGCGGGATGATGAGAGCCTCGCAAGCTCTCCGTCACTTCCAAGCTACATGGTTCCCACAGAATCTGCAAGGGCGAAGTCACGCCTCCAAGGATCAGCATTGACTAATGGCGCAGAGACACCGGAGAAAGGAGGCTCTGCTGGACCGGTCAAGAAGAGGTTGTCCTTTCAAGGTGGAACAGCAGCTGCCTCACCAATGCGGCGACATTCTGGTCCTCCCAAGGTGGAGAGTGCAGTGAAGGACATTGTTGCCCCACCACAGCCAGAGGCCTTGGTGATCAATGGTGGAAGCAAGTGA